CGCGCGTCCCCCGCCGACCGGGCCGCGCGCAACGCGGACCGACCCATCTCGACGGCCGCGCGCGGATCCCGCTGCCGGGCCTCCAGCGCTGCGGCGGCGGTAACCACGGCCACGTGACCACCTTATTACCGGCGTGTCACCAGGGCCTTATTACCCAGGGTGCCGACGCGGTCCGCTGTGGTAGCTTGATCAAGCTCACACCACCCTACCCACCCACTCCTGTGAGGCCGTGGTGTCCCAACCAGTCGATCGTTCGGAGCTCTACCGCCAGGCCTTCGAGCAAGCGATCAGGGAGCACAAGGAGTTCCGCCTCCACCCGGAGCGCGGCCGCGAGTTCGTCTACGTGGCGCGCGAGATCCTGACGATCCCGCAGGACACCGACCGGGTGGCCCGCAAGCTCGCGCAGAACAACATCGGCAACGAGCGCGGCAAGGACTTCGCCGGCATGACCAGGTTGCTGCTGCCGCCGGCCAACGCCGAGGACGTGCCCCGGATCGTGCGGCTGCTGCGCGACCCGGCGCAGTGGCCCGGCGAGCGCACGCCGGTGGTGCAGCCGCACCACGTGGTGTTCGGGCACGGCGGCAACATGCACGGCCACCCCGGCCAGCCGCCGCGCGCGGCCGACCCGATCGCCGACCCGGCCGTGGAGCGGGAGGGGCTCGGCAAGGGCGTGACCGTCGGCATCCTCGACACGGGCATCTCGCGGACCGCCTCGGCCGACCACCCGCGGTGGCTGCGCGACGCGTTCCTGCCCCGGCCGGACGAGGTGGACGCCGCCTACGCCCACGACGACGTGTTCGCCCTGGAGGGCGGGCACGGCACGTTCGTGGCGGGCGTGGTGCGGCAGGCCGCGCCGGGCGCGCGGTTCGACCCGGAGCGGGCGCTCAGCCCGGTGGGCCTGGGCACCGAGGAGGAGTTCGCGCAGGCGCTGTCGTCGTTCGACGAGCCGCGCGTGCAGGTCGTCAACATCTCGCTGGGCTGCTTCACCCTGGACGACGTCGCGCCCGAGCCCGTCCGCCGGGCCGTCGAGCGGCTGCCCGAGGACGTGGTGGTGGTCGCCTCCGCGGGCAACCAGGGCACGGCCCGGCCGAGCTGGCCCGCCGCCCTGCCGCGGGTGACGGCGGTGGCCGCGCTCGCCCAGGAGCGCGACGGCACCCTGTCCCCCGCCTGCTACTCCAACCACGGCCACTGGGTGGACGCGTGCGCGGTCGGCAACCGGACCAGCACGTTCCTCAAGGGCCGGTGGGTGCTGCCCGGCCAGCCGGAGGAGGTCTACGACCGGTTCGCCTACTGGCTGGGCACCTCGTTCGCCGCGCCGCACGTGGCGGGCCGGATCGCCGCGACCATGACCGAGTCCGCGGTGACCGCGGCGCAGGCGCGCGACCAGCTGATCGCCGGGCAGCCGGAGTTCTTCCCCGGTTACGGTGTCTACGTGGAATAGGCGGTATCTGGCGCTCAGGTCGGTGCTCCCTAGTGTGTGGTAGCGACGAACGCGAAGTCCGAGACCCGGCCGGGGTCCGCGCCGGTGCACGCCCGGTCGGGGGTGCGGCACCCCCGGGACCCGAGGAGGGGACGTGACCCCTGCAGCCACGATCGGCGCGCTGGTGGGCGCGGCGGCGGACGGCGACCAGCGCGCGTGGGACGAGATCGTCGCCCGCTTCACGCCGCTGGTGGTGTCGGTGGTCAACCGGCACCGGCTGCGGCCCGCGGACGCCGCGGACGTCAACCAGACGGTGTGGCTGCGCCTGGTCGAGCAGATCGGCAGGCTGCGGGACGCGGACGCGCTGCCGGGGTGGATCGCCACGACCACCCGCAACGAGTGCCTGCGGATGCTGCGGATGCAGCAGCGCGTGCAGCCGTTCGACCCGCAGTCCGAGGAGGAGCCGGCGAGCCCCGTGGACGCGGAGGCCGAGCTGGACGAGGAGCTGGAGACCGCCCAGCGGCTCCAGGCCCTGCGCGACGGGTTCCGGTCGCTGCCCGAGCAGTGCCGCGAGCTGCTGGCCGCGCTGCTGGTGGACCCGCCGCCGAGCTACGCGTCGGTCGGCGAGCGGCTGGACATGCCGGTGGGCAGCATCGGGCCCACCAGGAGCAGGTGCCTGGACAAGCTGCGGCGAACTCCCGCGGTGTTCCGCCTGGTCAAACCGAGGCG
This portion of the Saccharothrix syringae genome encodes:
- a CDS encoding S8 family peptidase, with protein sequence MSQPVDRSELYRQAFEQAIREHKEFRLHPERGREFVYVAREILTIPQDTDRVARKLAQNNIGNERGKDFAGMTRLLLPPANAEDVPRIVRLLRDPAQWPGERTPVVQPHHVVFGHGGNMHGHPGQPPRAADPIADPAVEREGLGKGVTVGILDTGISRTASADHPRWLRDAFLPRPDEVDAAYAHDDVFALEGGHGTFVAGVVRQAAPGARFDPERALSPVGLGTEEEFAQALSSFDEPRVQVVNISLGCFTLDDVAPEPVRRAVERLPEDVVVVASAGNQGTARPSWPAALPRVTAVAALAQERDGTLSPACYSNHGHWVDACAVGNRTSTFLKGRWVLPGQPEEVYDRFAYWLGTSFAAPHVAGRIAATMTESAVTAAQARDQLIAGQPEFFPGYGVYVE
- a CDS encoding RNA polymerase sigma factor, which produces MTPAATIGALVGAAADGDQRAWDEIVARFTPLVVSVVNRHRLRPADAADVNQTVWLRLVEQIGRLRDADALPGWIATTTRNECLRMLRMQQRVQPFDPQSEEEPASPVDAEAELDEELETAQRLQALRDGFRSLPEQCRELLAALLVDPPPSYASVGERLDMPVGSIGPTRSRCLDKLRRTPAVFRLVKPRRVGGGGVLGVEGRSGVGKR